The following are encoded together in the Chromatiaceae bacterium genome:
- a CDS encoding DUF4198 domain-containing protein: protein MFSRQLLLGLGLLSLATTAAAHDLWVEPSGGAFIVRYGHHPQVSHEGAREIAYAPSIVKSVTCTDAAGSPSPARVGSTAPVEIAGDCAVLYVLTSSGYWSKTPAGTKNLKKTEAPSPLSSWQGFESVKHISQWGPGAAKSLGLPLEIVPAANPLAIQDGDKLALRVLAKGQPVANAVVTYDGKPRGETNADGTLNIRIKHGGLQLIQASTRTPHVGPEADEVVHTTALTFALGKQP, encoded by the coding sequence ATGTTTTCAAGACAACTCCTTCTGGGGCTTGGCCTCCTCTCCCTCGCCACCACGGCCGCGGCCCATGACCTCTGGGTCGAGCCCTCCGGCGGCGCTTTCATCGTCCGCTATGGACACCACCCCCAGGTCTCCCACGAGGGGGCCCGCGAGATCGCCTACGCCCCGTCCATCGTCAAGTCGGTGACCTGCACCGATGCGGCGGGCAGCCCCAGCCCGGCCCGGGTGGGCTCGACGGCCCCGGTAGAGATCGCGGGCGACTGCGCGGTCCTGTATGTGCTGACCTCCAGCGGTTACTGGAGCAAGACCCCCGCCGGCACCAAAAACCTGAAGAAGACCGAAGCCCCATCGCCCTTGAGCAGTTGGCAGGGCTTCGAGAGCGTCAAACATATCTCCCAGTGGGGTCCGGGCGCCGCCAAGTCCCTCGGGCTGCCGCTGGAGATCGTGCCGGCCGCGAATCCGCTGGCCATCCAGGATGGCGACAAGCTGGCCCTGCGCGTCCTGGCCAAGGGCCAGCCCGTCGCCAATGCGGTGGTGACCTACGACGGTAAGCCGCGGGGCGAGACCAACGCCGACGGGACCCTGAATATCCGCATCAAGCATGGGGGCCTGCAGCTTATCCAGGCATCGACCCGCACGCCCCATGTCGGACCTGAAGCGGACGAGGTGGTGCATACCACGGCCCTGACCTTCGCCCTGGGCAAGCAGCCGTGA
- a CDS encoding Crp/Fnr family transcriptional regulator, which translates to MPVKPQPQPQQNHLLAALSPEVQGRLFPYLELVPLPLRALMYESRRPMRHVYFPTDSIVSLQYVMENGASTAILVVGNEGLVGITLFMGGESTPSRSLVQSAGYAYRLPRLRVKEEFNRHGQLLVLMLRYTQALITQVAQTAVCNRHHSIDQQLCRWLLLSMDRLSHNHLTMTQEFISNMLGVRRESVTQAALKLQQMGVISYSRGLIKVLDRSKLETLSCECYDVVKKETELLLHYLPQRKVIMNTDSIPTVTLPTQEVVTRQ; encoded by the coding sequence ATGCCTGTCAAGCCCCAACCCCAACCCCAGCAGAATCATCTTCTGGCCGCCTTGTCCCCTGAGGTTCAAGGCCGTTTATTCCCGTATCTGGAACTAGTGCCGCTGCCACTGCGCGCGCTCATGTATGAATCCAGGCGCCCGATGCGCCATGTCTACTTTCCAACTGACTCCATAGTCTCGCTGCAATACGTGATGGAGAACGGAGCATCGACCGCGATCCTGGTGGTGGGTAACGAGGGCTTGGTGGGCATCACTTTATTCATGGGCGGGGAGAGTACGCCGAGCCGATCGCTGGTGCAGAGCGCCGGTTACGCCTATCGCCTCCCCAGACTGCGGGTGAAAGAAGAGTTCAACCGTCACGGCCAGTTGCTGGTTCTCATGCTGCGCTACACGCAGGCCCTGATCACGCAAGTAGCTCAGACCGCTGTTTGCAACCGGCATCATTCGATCGACCAGCAGCTCTGCCGCTGGCTCCTGCTTTCCATGGATCGCCTGTCGCACAATCACTTGACCATGACGCAGGAATTCATCAGCAACATGCTTGGCGTTCGCCGGGAGAGCGTCACCCAGGCGGCGTTGAAATTGCAGCAGATGGGCGTGATTTCATATTCGCGCGGATTAATCAAGGTGCTTGACCGGTCGAAACTCGAAACTTTGAGTTGCGAGTGCTACGACGTGGTCAAGAAGGAAACAGAACTGCTGCTTCATTACCTGCCACAGCGCAAGGTGATCATGAATACCGACTCGATTCCGACGGTGACGCTCCCAACGCAGGAGGTGGTGACACGTCAATGA
- a CDS encoding GGDEF domain-containing protein, giving the protein MKSKDLKENLSAKRLSLGRVLKKNETIKKTVKKAASDLTFVNEVLKQENVPDQIMKQALSQNQNVEQKVAEAADDLKLVNVELAEEIAERIVVESELADTKTDLAEALDDLSRAQVKTEEAQQIALQDALTGLPNRVSYEQHLDHGLIQAKRHDWGLAVLFIDIDKFKNINDSYGHDLGDQVLLMVANRLKSFVRDEDIVSRWGGDEFVCLLFEVKQKAEVTRLAEEMIIRIAEAFEFNGIVLSISASIGIATYPADGDTADVLFKKADTAMYKAKGTEKRVVLFRESGEQTAG; this is encoded by the coding sequence ATGAAATCAAAAGATTTAAAAGAAAACTTGTCTGCCAAGAGGCTTTCGCTTGGACGCGTGCTTAAGAAAAATGAGACAATCAAAAAAACTGTCAAAAAGGCTGCCAGTGATCTTACATTTGTAAATGAAGTTCTAAAGCAAGAAAATGTCCCTGATCAGATTATGAAACAGGCCCTTAGTCAGAATCAAAATGTCGAACAGAAGGTTGCAGAAGCCGCAGACGACTTGAAGCTGGTTAACGTCGAACTCGCCGAAGAAATCGCTGAACGAATAGTCGTCGAATCCGAACTCGCTGACACGAAGACTGACTTGGCCGAAGCGCTCGACGATTTATCAAGAGCCCAGGTAAAAACGGAAGAAGCGCAACAAATTGCGCTTCAGGACGCACTCACGGGTCTTCCCAACCGTGTCTCATATGAACAGCATCTCGACCACGGTTTGATCCAGGCAAAACGGCACGATTGGGGACTTGCCGTGCTATTTATTGACATCGACAAATTCAAGAATATTAACGATTCTTATGGTCATGATCTAGGAGATCAGGTGCTACTAATGGTGGCAAATCGTTTAAAGTCTTTTGTACGCGATGAAGACATAGTCAGTCGCTGGGGAGGCGACGAATTTGTATGCCTGTTGTTCGAAGTCAAGCAAAAAGCAGAGGTAACTCGCCTTGCAGAAGAAATGATAATTCGGATTGCCGAAGCCTTCGAGTTTAATGGGATTGTTCTTTCCATAAGCGCAAGTATTGGTATTGCTACATATCCCGCAGATGGAGATACGGCTGATGTTCTTTTCAAAAAAGCCGATACAGCAATGTATAAAGCCAAGGGGACAGAGAAGCGTGTTGTGCTGTTCCGAGAATCTGGTGAGCAAACAGCGGGCTAA